A single region of the Nicotiana sylvestris chromosome 6, ASM39365v2, whole genome shotgun sequence genome encodes:
- the LOC104221512 gene encoding uncharacterized protein: MTGTESSPTLPLAGSTSSGVTADTNHPYFLHSSDAPGMTLVNSPFDRRGYPGWRRSVLIALSAKNKIGFINGVCVEPDLGSKEHPQWSRTNDMVTSWLLNSLSKEIGDSVIYSKTAQSLWNSLEHRFVQSNGAKLYHLQKEIAKSVQGNSSIAGYFTTLKRLWDELDSLNSHLGCTCNCTCQGKTKMAKFLEDQRVIQFLMSLNDSYAQDEGQRETYLSPHYPTDGATLMANTQNKIPQRNNNQKRWNPPQKYGHARSDCYRLIGFPEDFQFTKSGNYQGAVKGNVVMGSQEGAEMEVTPNEGTGNNQNQFFSKEQVSELVNLIKQVQIGGAGNTGTEINANAVTGTILKYSGTCLAAFNTKTWIIDSGVSHLLFPPPRRA, encoded by the exons ATGACAGGAACTGAATCTTCACCCACTCTTCCTCTAGCTGGTTCAACCAGTAGTGGAGTCACAGCAGACACAAACCATCCTTATTTTCTGCACTCATCTGATGCACCTGGAATGACTTTGGTGAACTCACCATTTGATAGAAGAGGATATCCAGGTTGGAGAAGGTCTGTTTTAATTGCTCTGTCAGCCAAGAATAAGATTGGCTTCATCAATGGGGTTTGTGTTGAGCCAGATCTGGGATCTAAGGAACATCCTCAATGGAGCAGAACAAATGATATGGTCACTTCTTGGTTACTAAACTCCCTATCCAAAGAGATAGGAGACAGTGTGATTTACTCAAAAACTGCACAAAGCCTTTGGAACAGTCTTGAACATAGGTTTGTGCAATCAAATGGGGCCAAGCTCTATCATCTGCAAAAGGAAATTGCAAAATCAGTGCAAGGAAATAGCAGCATAGCAGGATATTTCACAACACTCAAAAGGTTGTGGGATGAACTGGACTCTCTCAACTCTCATCTAGGGTGTACCTGCAACTGCACATGTCAAGGGAAGACAAAGATGGCAAAGTTCTTGGAAGATCAGAGAGTCATTCAATTTCTCATGAGTCTCAATGACTCCTATGCTCAG GATGAAGGACAGAGGGAGACATACCTCAGCCCTCACTATCCAACAGATGGAGCAACATTAATGGCAAATACACAAAACAAGATCCCACAAAGAAATAACAATCAGAAAAGATGGAATCCACCACAAAAGTATG GGCATGCAAGATCAGATTGTTATAGGTTGATAGGATTCCCTGAAGATTTTCAGTTCACCAAATCAGGCAACTATCAAGGAGCAGTCAAAGGAAATGTTGTGATGGGAAGTCAGGAAGGAGCAGAAATGGAAGTCACTCCAAATGAGGGAACTGGGAACAATCAGAATCAATTTTTTAGCAAAGAGCAGGTTTCAGAACTAGTGAATCTGATAAAACAGGTGCAGATTGGAGGAGCAGGAAATACAGGAACAGAAATTAATGCAAACGCAGTGACTGGTACTATACTTAAGTATTCTGGCACTTGTCTTGCTGCTTTTAACACTAAGACTTGGATAATTGATTCtggagtgtcacacctcctttttccgcccccgcgaagggcgtag